One Cucumis sativus cultivar 9930 chromosome 1, Cucumber_9930_V3, whole genome shotgun sequence DNA segment encodes these proteins:
- the LOC116401762 gene encoding uncharacterized protein LOC116401762: protein MLDEGMFTDSDLELFMGVMNTLDNRPEKRRQQGEHESVHRDLLVSFGNWDFDPIELTNPLTHCNNNKSCVQMWQGSADRVVPIELNRFVARKLPWIEYHEIPNAGHMLFHDHRSLEAIMRALLPS, encoded by the exons ATGTTAGATGAAGGGATGTTTACTGATTCAGATTTAGAGTTATTCATGGGGGTCATGAACACCCTCGACAATCGACCG gaaaaaagaagacaacaaGGTGAACATGAAAGTGTTCATCGAGATCTACTTGTATCATTTGGAAATTGGGATTTTGATCCAATCGAATTGACAAATCCACTCACTcattgtaataataataagagcTGTGTTCAAATGTGGCAAGGTAGTGCAGATCGTGTTGTCCCGATCGAATTGAATCGTTTTGTAGCAAGAAAACTTCCATGGATTGAGTATCATGAGATTCCCAATGCTGGCCATATGTTATTTCATGATCATCGAAGCTTAGAGGCCATCATGAGAGCTCTTCTACCTTCATAA
- the LOC101207972 gene encoding uncharacterized protein LOC101207972 — protein MINSEAIGVSLFVVGIVGWVYKSLKPPAPKICGTPNGPPVTSPRIKLNDGRHLAYKEVGVPKEKAKYKVIMCHGYDTSKHMHLALSQEFMEELNVHIVLYDRAGYGESDPYPSRSVKSEAFDIQELADQLELGNQFYVLGASFGTYAVWSCLNYIPHRQICIIFLRIS, from the exons ATGATTAACAGTGAAGCAATTGGAGTATCATTATTTGTTGTGGGGATTGTTGGATGGGTTTATAAATCACTTAAACCTCCAGCTCCAAAGATATGTGGAACACCAAATGGGCCTCCAGTAACTTCACCGAGAATTAAGCTCAATGATGGAAGGCATTTGGCCTACAAAGAAGTTGGAGTTCCTAAGGAAAAGGCAAAATACAAAGTCATAATGTGCCATGGCTATGATACTTCAAAACATATGCACCTAGCTCTTTCACAA GAGTTTATGGAGGAGCTTAATGTACACATAGTACTATACGATAGAGCTGGTTATGGAGAGAGCGACCCATATCCATCACGCTCTGTAAAATCAGAAGCATTTGACATTCAAGAATTAGCTGACCAATTGGAACTTGGCAACCAATTTTATGTACTTGGAGCTTCCTTTGGTACATACGCTGTTTGGAGTTGCCTAAATTACATTCCACACAGGCAAATATGCATTATATTTTTACGAATTTCATAA